A stretch of DNA from Nocardioides sp. Arc9.136:
GGGCGGTCAGGGCGGACCCGACCGGGCCGTGGCCGCGGACGCGGCCGCCGTCGAGCACCACCACGTCGTCGCAGAAGGCGGCGGCCAGCTCCAGGTCGTGCAGCGCCGCGACCGCGGTGAGCCCGAGCTCGCGGACCAGGGAGAGGAACCGCAGCTGCTGGCCGAGGTCCAGGTGGTTGGTGGGCTCGTCGAGCAGCAGCACCTCCGGCTCCTGGGCGAGGGTGCGCCCCAGGTGCGCCCGCTGCCGCTCGCCGCCGGACAGCGTCGCCCAGGGTCGCTCGGCCAGCGAGGTGAGCCCGACCATCCCCAGCACGTCCTCGACGACGTCCGCCCCGTGCGGGTCGCGCGCGGCGCCGCCCAGCCGGCCGCGGTGCGGCAGCCGGCCCAGGGTGACGACCTCGCGGACGGTCAGGTCGACGGTAGTGGCGGCGTGCTGCTCCACCAGGGCGACGGTGCGGGCCCGCCGGCGGTCGGGGAGCCCGCGCAGGTCGGTGCCGCCGACCCGCACGGTCCCGGCGGCGGGGCGCCGCAGCCCGGCCAGCACGTGCAGCAGGGTGGTCTTGCCCGAGCCGTTGGGCCCGAGCAGCCCGGTCAGCCGGCCGCCCTCGGCCCGCAGGCCCACGCCGTCGAGGACGGTGCGGTCGCCGAGCCGGACGGTGACGCCCTCGGCCACGAGGTCGGCCAGCTCGCCGTGGGCGCCGCGGTGGACGCAGTTCGAGCGGTGGGTCATGCGGTGGTCCTCCTCGCCATCAGCCAGACCAGGACGGGGACGCCGATGAGCGCGGTCAGCGCCCCGATCGGCACCTCCTGCCCGTCGACCAGCGAGCGCGCGGCGGTGTCGGCCCAGACCAGCAGCACCGCACCCGCGACCGCCGAGGCCGGGAGCAGGTCGCGGTGCCGGGAGCCGACGAGCGGTCGCACCAGGTGCGGCACGACCAGGCCCACGAAGCCGATCGCCCCGGCGTACGCCACGGTCGTGGCGGTGACCAGGGCGGTGCCCACCATCAGCACCCACCGGGTCGCGGTCACCGGGACGCCCAGGGAGCGCGCGGACGTCTCGCCGAACGCGAAGGCGTCGAGCCGCTCGGCGTAGGCCAGGAACCACACCAGCGCCACCAGGGCGGCCGCGGCGAGGACCAGCGCGCTGCTCCAGCGCAGCCCCGCGAGCGAGCCGAGGGTCCAGGCGAGCACCCGGCGGGCCGTGTCGCCCTGGCCGTGCATGATCACGACGACCGAGGTGTAGGCCCCGCACAGGTGCGCGACCGCGACCCCCGCCAGCACCGTCCGGTGCGGGCGGAGCGCGCCGCCGCCGGCCGAGGCGACCAGCAGGACGGCCGCGAGCGCGGCCAGCGCGCCCAGGAACGCCGCGGCCGGGAGCACGGCGCCGGCGGCGAGCCCGCCCACGCCCAGGCCCAGGACGATCACGCTGACCGCCCCCACCCCGGCGCCGCTGGAGACGCCGAGCAGGAACGGGTCGGCCAGGTCGTTGCGGGTCAGCGACTGCAGCACCGCGCCGCACGAGGCGAGCACGGCGCCGACCGCGACCGCGCCGAGGACCCGCGGCAGCCGCAGCTGCCAGACCAGCTGGTCCTCCAGCAGGCTCACGTCGAGCTCGCCGAGGCCCGCCCGGCGCGCCAGCACCGCCAGCACCCGGGTGACCGGCACGTCAACCGAGCCGACGCCCAGCGCGACCGCGCAGCTGCCGAGCAGGACGAGCAGCGCACCGACTGCCAGGAGGCCCCGGCCGCCCCGGCCGCGAGCGCTCCGCAGGCTCACCCAGCTAGCCCGAGCTCGCCGAGCTGGTCGGCGAGCGACGCGGCGCCGTCGACCAGCCGGACCCCGGCGGTCGACTCCGAGAACGGCACCACGGCGTAGTGCCGCTCCCGGACCGCGGTCAGCCGGCTCAGCACCGGGTCGGACTCCAGGTAGGCCCGCTTGTCCGCGGCGGGATCCCAGGCGGCGTCGACGAGCACGATGACGTCGGGGTCGGCCGCCAGCACGTCCTCCCAGCTGCCCTCGGCCCAGGAGCCGTCGAGGTCGCCGAAGACGTTGTCCGCGCCGACCGCGTCGAGCACCAGCTGGGGCCCGCCCTCGCCGGCGCCCACGTTCGGCGACCGGGTGCCGCCGTCCCACCACACGACGTCCAGGCCCGAGCCGGCCGCCTCCTCCTCGAGGTCGGCGAGCCGGTCCTCCTGCTCCGCCCGGAGCCGGTCGGCCGCCTCGGGGTGGCCCAGCGCGGTCGCGACGTCCTCGACCTCGCCCCAGACCGCCTCGAACGACGCCCCCGGCCGGTCGCCGGCCTCGGGGCAGCCGAAGGGCGAGAGGTAGGAGCCCACGCCCGCGGCGGCGAGGTCCTCCTGGGTGCCGGCGACGGCGGGCTCGAAGGCGCTGGCGTAGGACGCGTAGACGAAGTCCGGACCGGCGGCCAGCAGCTGCTCGTTCGTGGGGTACTCCGCCGACAGCACCGGCACCGCGTCGTACGCCGCCCGCCACCGCGGTGGCACGGCGTCGTCGAGGTAGGCGGTGCCGGCGAGCTGGTCTGCCAGGCCGAGGGCCAGCACGACCTCGGTGGCGCCCTGGTTGAGGGTGACCACCTCGCTCGGCGGCTCGGTGACGGTGACCTCGTGGCCACAGCTGGTGACGGTGACCGGGCGGTCGGCGGCCCCGGGCGGGGCCGGCTCGGCGGCCGGTGCGCCGGTGCACCCGGACAGCAGCCCGGTGGTGAGGACGGCCGCTGCGAGCAGGGCCGCGGGGGGTCGGGTGGGCAGGACGGTACGACGGATCATCGGTGGTGCTCTCTTCCAGGAACCCTCGTGGAGGTGAAGCGCCGTGGCCGGTCTCCTGGCTCGCGCATCGACGTCCGACGACCGACCTTCCCAGGCTTGCGCCCAGTGGTCCTGACACCTGGGGTGTCAGTGAGGTCGCGGGACTCCGCGCTCACAGTGGCGAGGGCCGCGCCGGTCTTGCACCGGCTTCCCGTGCACCACGGCACGCGGAACGTACCACCGTGGCGTCGGCGCCACCGGCACGGTCCGCGGCGGGTCGGGCCGGCTGGGCGAGCACCCACTCCAGGGCCGGTCCCGCGGCGTCCACGACCGGCGTCCGCGGGTCCGGCGCGGGGCGCGCGATCACGACGACCGGCACGCCCAGGTGGGCGGCGGCCTGCAGCTTGGGCCAGGTGTGGGAGCCGCCGGAGTCCTTGGTCACCAACACGTCGGAGCCGTGCTCGCGCATGACCGCGAGCTCGCCGTCGAGCGTGTACGGCCCCCGGCTGGCGAGCAGGCGCCAGGCCGCGGGCAGCTCGAGGTCGGGCGGGTCCACGACCCGGGCGAGCACGGCGAGCGGGCCGAGGTCGGGCACGAAGCGGGCCAGCTCCTGGCGGCCGACGGTCAGGAACGGCCGGGCGCCGAGCGCCGCCGCCCGCGCGGCGGCCCCGTCGTGGGTGTCGACGACGTGCCAGGCCGGGTCCCGCTCCCAGCCGGGTCGCTCCAGCCGCAGCAGCGGCACGGACTCCGCGGCGCACGCCGCGACGGCGTTGGCGCTGATCCCGCGGGCGAAGGGGTGGGTCGCGTCGACGACCACGTCGTACGCCGCCAGCGCGGCGCGCAGGCCGTCCACCCCGCCGAAGCCGCCGATCCGCACCGGGCCGACCGGCAGCCGGGGCCGCGCCACCCGGCCGGCCAGCGAGGACGTCACGTCCACCCCGCCGTCGACGAGCACCCGGGCCAGCTCGCGGGCCTCGCCGGTGCCCCCGAGCAGCAGCACCCTCACCGGCTCGACCCGTCCAGGCCGAGGGTGAGCGTGGGCAGGTCGGCCGGCGCCCCGTGCCGGGCGAGGTCCAGCAGCACGTCGACGTCGAGGTGCTCCTCGACGAGGTCGGCCAGCAGCTCCATGCGGTGCTCGCGGGCGGCGGCGAAGGACACCCCGGACGGCTCGACCCCGACGAGGTCGGCGAGGAGCGCCGCCCGGAAGTCGTCCCCCTCCAGGCTGCCGTGCCACATCGTCCCCAGGACGTGCCCGGACCGGGCGCCGCCGAGGAACTCCTCCGCACCGTCGTCGCGCGCGACCCGCCCGTGGTGGATCTCGTAGCCGCTCGTGGCGGCCCCGAGGGCCGCGCCGGCCGGCAGCCGGAGGACCTTGTCGCGGGCGAAGGTGGTGCGCACCGGGAGCAGCCCGAGCCCGGCGGCGCGCGCCCCGGCCGGGCCCTCGACGCCGTCGGGGTCGAGGACCTCGGTGCCGAGCATCTGGAAGCCGCCGCAGATCCCCAGCAACGGCCGCCCGGCGCGGACGTGCCGCTCGAGGGCCACGTCGAGGCCGCGGTCCCGCAGCCAGGCCAGGTCGGCCAGCGTGGCACGGGTGCCGGGCAGCACGACGAGGTGGGCGTCGGCCAGGTCGCGCGGGTCGGAGGCGAAGACGACGTCGAGGTCCGGCTCCAGCCCGAGCGCGTCGACGTCGGTGAAGTTGCTGATCCGCGGGAGCCGCACCACCGCGACCCGGACGCGGGCCGCACCGCCCGCACGGCGACCCTCGAGGTCGAGGGCGTCCTCGGAGTCCAGCCACAGGTCGGGGTGCCAGGGCAGCACGCCGTGGACCGGGCGCCCGGTCAGCTCTACGAGCCGCTCCAGCCCGGGCCGCAGCAGGCCGAGGTCGCCGCGGAACTTGTTGACCACGAACCCCGCCACCAGCGCCTGGTCGGCCGGGTCGAGCACCGCCAGGGTCCCGAGCATCGCGGCGAACAGCCCGCCGCGGTCGATGTCGCCCACGACGACCACCGGCAGGTCGGCGTGCCGGGCCAGCCCGAGGTTGACGTAGTCGCTCGCGCGCAGGTTGACCTCCGCCGGGCTCCCGGCGCCCTCGGCGACCACGACGTCGAACCGCGCGGCCAGGTCGTCGTACGCCGCGTGCGCGGCCGCCGCGAGGTGGCGGCGGCCGGTCGCGAAGTCGGTCGCGGCCACCTCCCCGGCCGGTCGCCCCATCACCACGACGTGGCTGCGGCGGTCCGAGCCGGGCTTGAGGAGCACCGGGTTCATCGCCGGCTCCGGGGCGACCCGGGCGGCCAGCGCCTGCACCCACTGGGCGCGGCCGATCTCGGCCGGGGCGCCGTCCCGGTCGAGGCACACCATGGAGTTGTTGGACATGTTCTGGGCCTTGTACGGCGCCACCGCGACCCCGCGGCGGGCGAACGCGCGGCACAGGCCGGTGGTGACGACCGACTTGCCGGCGTCCGACGTCGTGCCGGCGACGAGCAGGCCGCTCACCGCGCGGGCCGTGCGGGCTGCTCGGCCGGCGCGCGCAGGAGGTAGGCGTCCATCACCCAGCCGGCCTCCCGGCGCGCCTCGGCCCGGGCGGACCGGACGTCGGCGAGCACGTCCCCGACCCGGCCCGCGACGAGGCGCTCGCCGACGGCCCCGAGGTTCGCGCCCCACCAGATCCGCCAGTCGGCCAGGGCGACCAGCCCGTCCAGGCTCGCGCCCGAGCCGAGCATCACCACGAGGTTCTCCTGGCCGGCCAGGACGTCCTGGGCCAGCCGGCGCGCGGTGGTGAGGTGCACCGGCTGGCCGATGTCGTGCAGCACCACCCGGTGCCGGGCGGCCAGCACCTGCGGGGCGCTGATGCCCGGCACCACGTCCCAGGTCAGCGGCGTCCGCTCGGCGGCCTGCTCGACCACCCGCAGCGTGGAGTCGTAGAGCGACGGGTCGCCCCACGCCAGGAACGCCGCGGTCCCGCCGCGGGCGGCCAGCTCCGCGGCGTACAGCTCGACCCGCTCAGCGTGCCACGCCCGCACGGCGGCGGGGTAGTCCGGCGGTCGCTCCCGGTCGCGCCGGGGGTCGGTCACCTCGACCAGGGGGAGGTCGAGCTCGGCGCAGACCTGCCGGCGCACCTCCAGCAGCTCGTCCTCGCCGCTCTTGCGCGCGGCCAGCACGTAGTCGGCACCGCGCAGCGCCCGGTCGCCCTCGCGGGTCAGGTGGTGGGGGCCCATGCCGATCCCCACCACGTGGACGTGGGTCACCGCGGCCCGCCCGCGCCCTCGCCGGCGCCGTCGTCCTCGAGGTCGCCCTCGACCTCGAGGTAGACCTTCTGCAGGGAGGCGAGCGTCTCGGGGTCCGGCACCTCCCACAGGCCCCGGTCGGCGGCCTCGTGCAGGCGCTCGACGATGCCGCGCAGCGCCCACGGGTTGGAGCGGCGCAGGAAGTCCTGGTTGGTCTCGTCGAGGACGTAGGAGGCGGCCAGCGACTCGTACATCCAGTCGTGCACCACCCCGGCGGTCGCGTCGAAGCCGAAGAGGTAGTCCACGGTCGCGGCGAGCTCGAAGGCGCCCTTGTAGCCGTGCCGCTGCATCGCGGCGATCCAGCGCGGGTTGACCACGCGGGCCCGGAAGACGCGGTTGGTCTCCTCCTGCAGGCTGCGGGTCCGCACCGCGTCGGGGGAGGTGGAGTCGCCGACGTACGCCTTGGGGTCCGCGCCGGTCAGCGCGCGGACGGTGGCGACCATCCCGCCGTGGTACTGGAAGTAGTCGTCGGAGTCGGCGATGTCGTGCTCGGTGCTGTCGACGTTCTTGGCGGCCACCTTGATCCGGCGGTACGCCGTGCGCATGTCGTCGGCGGCCGGCGCACCGTCGAGGCCGCGGCCGTAGGCGAAGCCGCCCCACGCGGTGTAGACCTCGGCCAGGTCGGCGTCGTCGCGCCAGCTGCCGGACTCGACGACCTGGAGGATGCCCGCGCCGTAGGACCCGGGCTTGGAGCCGAAGATCCGCGTGGTGGCCCGGCGCTCGTCGCCGTGCTCGGCGAGGTCGGCCCGGGCGTGCGCGCGGACGAAGTTGACGTCGTCGGGCTCGTCGAGGGCCGCGACCATCCGCACCGCGTCGTCGAGCATGGCGACCACGTGGGGGAAGGCGTCGCGGAAGAACCCCGAGATCCGGACCGTGACGTCGATGCGGGGCCGGCCGAGCTCCTCGAGGTCGATCACCGCCAGCTCCCCGACGCGCCGCGACATCTCGTCCCACACCGGCCGCACGCCGAGCAGCGCCAGCACCTCCGCGACGTCGTCGCCGGAGGTCCGCATCGCGCTGGTGCCCCACACCGAGAGGCCGACCGAGGTCGGGTGCTCCCCGGTCTCCTCGAGGTAGCGCTGCACCAGCGACTCGGCCATCGCCTGGCCGGTCTGCCAGGCCAGCCGCGACGGCACCGCCCGGGGGTCGACGGTGTAGAAGTTGCGTCCCGTCGGCAGCACGTTGACCAGGCCGCGCAGCGGCGAGCCGGACGGGCCGGCGGCGACGTACCCGCCGTCGAGCGCGTGCAGCAGGGTGTCCATCTCGTCGGTCGTGGCCGCGAGCCGGGGGACCACCTCGGTGGCGGCGAACCGCAGCGCCGCGCGCACGTCGGCGTCCTCGTGCAGCCCGTCGACGGCGGCGGGGTCCCAGCCGGCCCCGGCGAGTGCGGTGACCAGGCCCCGGGCCCGCTCCTCGAAGGCGTCCACCTCGGCCGTGCCGGCGCCCTCGGTGAGCCCGAGCGCGGCCCGCAGGCCGGGGACGGCGTGCCCGACGCCGCCCCAGACCTGCGAGGCGCGCAGGATGGCCAGCACCAGGTTGACCAGCGCCTCGCCGGTCGGCGGCTGGCCCAGCACGTGGAGCCCGTCGCGGATCTGGACGTCCTTGATCTCGCAGAGCCAGCCGTCGACGTGCAGCAGGAAGTCGTCGAAGTCGTCGTCCTCGGGCCGCTCCTCGAGGCCGAGGTCGCGGTGCAGCTCGGCGGCGCGCATGAGGGCCCAGATCTCACCGCGGATCGCCGGGAGCTTCGCCGGGTCCATCGCGGCGATGTTGCCGTGCTCGTCGAGCAGCTGCTCGAGGCGGGCGATGTCGCCGTAGGACTCCGCCCGCGCCATCGGCGGGACGAGGTGGTCGACGATCGTGGCGTGGGCGCGGCGCTTGGCCTGCGCGCCCTCCCCGGGGTCGTTGACGAGGAAGGGGTAGAACAGCGGCAGGTCGCCGAGCGCCGCGTCGGTGCCGCAGGCCGCGGACAGCGCGGCGTTCTTGCCCGGCAGCCACTCCAGGGACCCGTGCTTGCCCAGGTGCACCACGGCATGGGCGCCGAAGCCGCCCTCGGCCGCGGGCGCCTCGAGCCAGCGGTACGCCGCGAGGTAGTGGTGGGTGGGGGCGAGGTCGGGGTCGTGGTAGATCGCCACCGGGTTCTCCCCGAAGCCGCGCGGCGGCTGGATCAGCAGCACGACGTTGCCGGCGACGAGCGTGGCCAGCACGATCTCGCCGGCGTCGTTGACGAACAGGGTGCCGGGCGCCTCGCCCCAGGCCTCGGCCATCCCGTCGCGCAGCGCGGCCGGCAGGTCGGCGGTCCACGCGGCGTACTGCTCGGGGGTGATCCGCACGTGGGCGTCGGTGAGCTGGCCGGAGGTCAGCCACTCCTCGTCCTGGCCGCCGGCGGCGATCATCGCGTGGATGAGCGCGTCGCCGGCCTCGGTGTCGTCCTCGAGGTCGAGCCCCGGGACGGCGCCGGGGCCGCCGAGGTCGTAGCCGGCGTCGCGCAGCCGGCGCAGCAGCCGGACGGTCGAGACGGGGGTGTCGAGCCCGACGGCGTTGCCGATCCGCGCGTGCTTGGTGGGGTATGCCGAGAGCACGAGCGCCAGCTTCTTCTCGCTGTTGGGCACGTGGCGCAGCCGGGCGTGGTTGATCGCCAGGCCGGCGACGCGGCGGCAGCGCTCGGGGTCGGCGACGTAGCGGGGGAGCCCGTCGGCGTCGATCTCCTTGAACGAGAACGGCACGGTGATGACCCGGCCGTCGAACTCCGGGATCGCGACCTGGTTGGCCGAGTCCAGCGGCGTCACCCCGTCGTCGTTGGCCTCCCACTCCGCCCGGCTGCTGGTCAGGCACAGCCCCTGCAGGACGGGGACGTCGAGCGCGGCGATCCGCTCCACGTCCCAGCTCTCGTCGTCGCCCCCGGCGCTGGCCGAGGCCGGCACGCTGCCGCCCGCCGCGAGCACGGTGACGACGAGCGCGTCGAGCTCGCCGAGGGCCTCGAACAGCTCGTCGGGCGCGCTGCGCAGGGACCCGGCGAAGACCGGCACCCCGACGGCCCGGCCGGTCGCGTCGATCGCGTCGGCCAGGGCGTGGACGAAGGCGGTGTTCCCGCTGGCCTGGTGGGCCCGGTAGTACAGGACGCCCACCCGGGGGAGGGACGGGTCGACGGGCCGGTCGGCCGCCTGCGGGCGCTGGGCGAGGCCCCAGGACGGGATCTGCGCCGGCGGCTCGAAGCCCTCGCCGGTGAGCAGCACGGTGTCGGAGAGGAACGCGTGCAGCTGGGCGAGGTTGTCCGGGCCGCCCTCGGCGAGGTAGCGGTGCGCCTCGGCGGCCACGCCGATCGGCACGGTCGACAGCTCCATCAGCTCCGCGCTCGGCTGCTGCTCCCCGCCGAGCACCACCACCGGCACCCCGGTCTCCCGGATCCGCCGGAACCCCCCGCACAGGTCCTGCGGCCCGCCGAGGATGCGGGCGACGACCAGGTCGGCGCCCTCGATGGTCTCGGCCATCGACTGGTGGCCGGGCCGGGACGGGTTCGCCAAGGTGTAGTCCGCGCCGCTCGCGCGGGCCGACAGCAGGTCGGTGTCGGACGTGGAGAGCAGGCAGATGCGCGTGGACGCGGCCATGGCCGGGTTCCTCCTCCGGGGTTCTCGCCCCGTCGAACGGTCGGATCGAGCCCCAGCGCAAGTGTCTGGCTGACGGCCCGGAGGCCGCGTCACAGTGGCGGAACCGCCCCGGAGTCTCACCGGGTTCCTGTGCGAGAGGCGTGCCCGGCACCCTACGGGAGCGCGGCGTCGCGCGGGCGTTCCCCGGCACCCGGCGGCACCGGAGCCGCA
This window harbors:
- a CDS encoding ABC transporter ATP-binding protein — translated: MTHRSNCVHRGAHGELADLVAEGVTVRLGDRTVLDGVGLRAEGGRLTGLLGPNGSGKTTLLHVLAGLRRPAAGTVRVGGTDLRGLPDRRRARTVALVEQHAATTVDLTVREVVTLGRLPHRGRLGGAARDPHGADVVEDVLGMVGLTSLAERPWATLSGGERQRAHLGRTLAQEPEVLLLDEPTNHLDLGQQLRFLSLVRELGLTAVAALHDLELAAAFCDDVVVLDGGRVRGHGPVGSALTAPLLGEVYGVRASLAPHPRLSRQHLVWDGPVEEAP
- a CDS encoding FecCD family ABC transporter permease, which encodes MRSARGRGGRGLLAVGALLVLLGSCAVALGVGSVDVPVTRVLAVLARRAGLGELDVSLLEDQLVWQLRLPRVLGAVAVGAVLASCGAVLQSLTRNDLADPFLLGVSSGAGVGAVSVIVLGLGVGGLAAGAVLPAAAFLGALAALAAVLLVASAGGGALRPHRTVLAGVAVAHLCGAYTSVVVIMHGQGDTARRVLAWTLGSLAGLRWSSALVLAAAALVALVWFLAYAERLDAFAFGETSARSLGVPVTATRWVLMVGTALVTATTVAYAGAIGFVGLVVPHLVRPLVGSRHRDLLPASAVAGAVLLVWADTAARSLVDGQEVPIGALTALIGVPVLVWLMARRTTA
- a CDS encoding ABC transporter substrate-binding protein; the encoded protein is MIRRTVLPTRPPAALLAAAVLTTGLLSGCTGAPAAEPAPPGAADRPVTVTSCGHEVTVTEPPSEVVTLNQGATEVVLALGLADQLAGTAYLDDAVPPRWRAAYDAVPVLSAEYPTNEQLLAAGPDFVYASYASAFEPAVAGTQEDLAAAGVGSYLSPFGCPEAGDRPGASFEAVWGEVEDVATALGHPEAADRLRAEQEDRLADLEEEAAGSGLDVVWWDGGTRSPNVGAGEGGPQLVLDAVGADNVFGDLDGSWAEGSWEDVLAADPDVIVLVDAAWDPAADKRAYLESDPVLSRLTAVRERHYAVVPFSESTAGVRLVDGAASLADQLGELGLAG
- a CDS encoding cobyric acid synthase — protein: MSGLLVAGTTSDAGKSVVTTGLCRAFARRGVAVAPYKAQNMSNNSMVCLDRDGAPAEIGRAQWVQALAARVAPEPAMNPVLLKPGSDRRSHVVVMGRPAGEVAATDFATGRRHLAAAAHAAYDDLAARFDVVVAEGAGSPAEVNLRASDYVNLGLARHADLPVVVVGDIDRGGLFAAMLGTLAVLDPADQALVAGFVVNKFRGDLGLLRPGLERLVELTGRPVHGVLPWHPDLWLDSEDALDLEGRRAGGAARVRVAVVRLPRISNFTDVDALGLEPDLDVVFASDPRDLADAHLVVLPGTRATLADLAWLRDRGLDVALERHVRAGRPLLGICGGFQMLGTEVLDPDGVEGPAGARAAGLGLLPVRTTFARDKVLRLPAGAALGAATSGYEIHHGRVARDDGAEEFLGGARSGHVLGTMWHGSLEGDDFRAALLADLVGVEPSGVSFAAAREHRMELLADLVEEHLDVDVLLDLARHGAPADLPTLTLGLDGSSR
- the cobF gene encoding precorrin-6A synthase (deacetylating); translation: MTHVHVVGIGMGPHHLTREGDRALRGADYVLAARKSGEDELLEVRRQVCAELDLPLVEVTDPRRDRERPPDYPAAVRAWHAERVELYAAELAARGGTAAFLAWGDPSLYDSTLRVVEQAAERTPLTWDVVPGISAPQVLAARHRVVLHDIGQPVHLTTARRLAQDVLAGQENLVVMLGSGASLDGLVALADWRIWWGANLGAVGERLVAGRVGDVLADVRSARAEARREAGWVMDAYLLRAPAEQPARPAR
- a CDS encoding cobaltochelatase subunit CobN, with the translated sequence MAASTRICLLSTSDTDLLSARASGADYTLANPSRPGHQSMAETIEGADLVVARILGGPQDLCGGFRRIRETGVPVVVLGGEQQPSAELMELSTVPIGVAAEAHRYLAEGGPDNLAQLHAFLSDTVLLTGEGFEPPAQIPSWGLAQRPQAADRPVDPSLPRVGVLYYRAHQASGNTAFVHALADAIDATGRAVGVPVFAGSLRSAPDELFEALGELDALVVTVLAAGGSVPASASAGGDDESWDVERIAALDVPVLQGLCLTSSRAEWEANDDGVTPLDSANQVAIPEFDGRVITVPFSFKEIDADGLPRYVADPERCRRVAGLAINHARLRHVPNSEKKLALVLSAYPTKHARIGNAVGLDTPVSTVRLLRRLRDAGYDLGGPGAVPGLDLEDDTEAGDALIHAMIAAGGQDEEWLTSGQLTDAHVRITPEQYAAWTADLPAALRDGMAEAWGEAPGTLFVNDAGEIVLATLVAGNVVLLIQPPRGFGENPVAIYHDPDLAPTHHYLAAYRWLEAPAAEGGFGAHAVVHLGKHGSLEWLPGKNAALSAACGTDAALGDLPLFYPFLVNDPGEGAQAKRRAHATIVDHLVPPMARAESYGDIARLEQLLDEHGNIAAMDPAKLPAIRGEIWALMRAAELHRDLGLEERPEDDDFDDFLLHVDGWLCEIKDVQIRDGLHVLGQPPTGEALVNLVLAILRASQVWGGVGHAVPGLRAALGLTEGAGTAEVDAFEERARGLVTALAGAGWDPAAVDGLHEDADVRAALRFAATEVVPRLAATTDEMDTLLHALDGGYVAAGPSGSPLRGLVNVLPTGRNFYTVDPRAVPSRLAWQTGQAMAESLVQRYLEETGEHPTSVGLSVWGTSAMRTSGDDVAEVLALLGVRPVWDEMSRRVGELAVIDLEELGRPRIDVTVRISGFFRDAFPHVVAMLDDAVRMVAALDEPDDVNFVRAHARADLAEHGDERRATTRIFGSKPGSYGAGILQVVESGSWRDDADLAEVYTAWGGFAYGRGLDGAPAADDMRTAYRRIKVAAKNVDSTEHDIADSDDYFQYHGGMVATVRALTGADPKAYVGDSTSPDAVRTRSLQEETNRVFRARVVNPRWIAAMQRHGYKGAFELAATVDYLFGFDATAGVVHDWMYESLAASYVLDETNQDFLRRSNPWALRGIVERLHEAADRGLWEVPDPETLASLQKVYLEVEGDLEDDGAGEGAGGPR